One part of the Perognathus longimembris pacificus isolate PPM17 chromosome 10, ASM2315922v1, whole genome shotgun sequence genome encodes these proteins:
- the Bap1 gene encoding ubiquitin carboxyl-terminal hydrolase BAP1 isoform X1 produces the protein MNKGWLELESDPGLFTLLVEDFGVKGVQVEEIYDLQSKCQGPVYGFIFLFKWIEERRSRRKVSTLVDDTSVIDDDIVNNMFFAHQLIPNSCATHALLSVLLNCSNVDLGPTLSRMKDFTKGFSPESKGYAIGNAPELAKAHNSHARPEPRHLPEKQNGLSAVRTMEAFHFVSYVPITGRLFELDGLKVYPIDHGPWGEDEEWTDKARRVIMERIGLATAGEPYHDIRFNLMAVVPDRRIKYEARLHVLKVNRQTVLEALQQLIRVTQPELIQTSKSQESQLPEESKPANSKSPLVLEAGRAPVASESTHTDGVEEVAGSCPQAPTHSPPSKPKLVVKPPGSSLNGVPPTPTPIVQRLPAFLDNHNYAKSPMQEEEDLAAGVGRSRVPVRPPQQYSDDEDDYEEEEEEDVQNTSFAIRYKRKGTAKPGSLNSSTDGQLSVLQPNTINVLAEKLQESQKDLSLPLSVKTSSGAGSPAVAMPTHSQPSPTPSNESTDTASEIGSAFNSPLRSPIRSANPTRPSSPVTSHISKVLFGEDDSLLRVDCIRYNRAVRDLGSVISTGLLHLAEDGVLSPLALTEGGKGSSPSIRLGQGNQGSSSPEEKEVVEATDSREKTGLVRPNESLSGEKYSPKLPLSSEALVPARPFSCNAGFRQELLALLKCVEAEIANYEACLKEEVEKRKKFKIDDQRRTHNYDEFICTFISMLAQEGMLANLVEQNISVRRRQGVSIGRLHKQRKPDRRKRSRPYKAKRQ, from the exons ATGAATAAGGGCTGGCTGGAACTGGAGAGCGACCCGG GCCTCTTCACCCTCCTGGTGGAAGATTTCG GTGTCAAAGGAGTGCAGGTGGAGGAGATCTATGATCTTCAGAGCAAATGCCAAGG ccctgtatatggATTCATCTTCCTGTTCAAATGGATCGAAGAGCGCAGGTCTCGTCGCAAAGTCTCTACTTTGGTGGATGATACGTCCGTGATTGATGACGATATTGTGAATAATATGTTCTTTGCCCACCAG TTGATCCCCAACTCTTGTGCCACTCATGCCTTGCTGAGCGTGCTCCTGAACTGCAGTAATGTGGACCTGGGACCCACACTGAGTCGTATGAAAGATTTCACCAAAGGCTTCAGCCCTGAG AGCAAAGGATATGCAATTGGCAATGCTCCAGAATTGGCCAAGGCACATAATAGCCATGCTAG GCCAGAGCCACGTCATCTTCCTGAGAAACAGAATGGCCTTAGTGCAGTGCGGACCATGGAGGCGTTCCACTTTGTCAGCTACGTGCCTATCACAGGACGACTCTTTGAACTTGATGGGCTCAAAGTCTACCCTATTGACCATG GGCCCTGGGGAGAGGATGAAGAGTGGACAGACAAAGCTCGGCGGGTTATCATGGAGCGTATTGGCCTTGCCACTGCAGG GGAGCCCTACCACGACATCCGCTTCAACCTGATGGCAGTGGTACCTGACCGCAGGATCAAGTATGAGGCCAGGCTACATGTACTCAAAGTGAATCGTCAGACAGTGCTTGAGGCTCTGCAGCAG TTGATTAGAGTAACACAGCCAGAGCTTATTCAGACCAGCAAATCTCAAGAGTCACAGCTGCCTGAGGAATCCAAACCAGCCAACAGCAAGTCCCCCCTTGTGCTGGAGGCAGGCAGAGCCCCAGTGGCCTCTGAGAGCACCCACACAG ATGGTGTGGAGGAGGTGGCTGGTTCATGTCCACAGGCTCCAACCCACAGTCCTCCCAGCAAACCCAAGCTAGTGGTGAAGCCTCCAGGGAGCAGCCTCAATGGagttccccctacccccacccccattgtTCAGCGGCTGCCGGCTTTTCTAGACAATCACAACTATGCCAAGTCCCCCATGCAG GAGGAGGAAGACCTGGCAGCTGGTGTGGGTCGCAGTCGAGTTCCAGTCCGCCCACCCCAGCAGTACTCAGATGATGAGGATGactatgaggaggaggaggaggaggatgtgcAGAACACCAGTTTTGCCATCAG ATACAAGCGAAAGGGAACGGCAAAACCAGGGTCATTGAATAGTTCCACGGATGGGCAACTGTCAGTGCTACAGCCCAACACCATCAATGTCTTGGCTGAGAAGCTCCAAGAGTCTCAGAAagacctctcacttcctctgtCTGTTAAGACTAGCAGTGGGGCTGGGAGTCCGGCAGTGGCGATGCCCACACACTCACAGCCCTCACCCACCCCCAGTAATGAGAGCACAGACACTGCCTCTGAGATCGGCAGTGCTTTCAATTCACCCCTGCGCTCACCTATTCGCTCGGCCAACCCAACACGGCCCTCCAGTCCTGTCACCTCTCATATTTCCAAAGTGCTTTTTGGGGAGGACGACAGTCTGCTGCGTGTTGACTGCATACGTTACAACCGTGCTGTCCGGGACCTGGGTTCTGTCATCAGCACAGGCCTGCTGCACCTTGCTGAGGATGGTGTGTTGAGTCCCCTGGCACTGACAG AAGGTGGAAAGGGTTCCTCACCCTCTATCAGACTGGGCCAAGGCAACCAGGGGTCTAGTAGTCCAGAGGAGAAGGAGGTCGTGGAAGCCACAGATAGCAGAGAGAAGACTGGGCTGGTCAGGCCCAACGAGTCCTTGAGTGGGGAAAAGTACTCACCCAAG CTGCCTCTGAGTAGTGAAGCTCTGGTGCCAGCCAGGCCCTTCAGCTGCAATGCTGGGTTTCGGCAGGAGCTGCTGGCATTGCTAAAGtgtgtggaggctgagattgcaAACTATGAGGCTTGCCtcaaggaggaggtggagaagaggaagaagttcAAG ATTGATGACCAGAGAAGAACCCACAACTACGATGAGTTTATTTGCACCTTCATCTCCATGCTGGCTCAGGAAG GCATGCTGGCCAACCTGGTGGAGCAGAACATCTCCGTGCGGCGACGCCAAGGGGTCAGCATTGGCCGGCTTCACAAACAGCGCAAGCCTGATAGGCGGAAACGTTCTCGTCCCTACAAGGCCAAGCGCCAATGA
- the Bap1 gene encoding ubiquitin carboxyl-terminal hydrolase BAP1 isoform X2 gives MNKGWLELESDPGLFTLLVEDFGVKGVQVEEIYDLQSKCQGPVYGFIFLFKWIEERRSRRKVSTLVDDTSVIDDDIVNNMFFAHQLIPNSCATHALLSVLLNCSNVDLGPTLSRMKDFTKGFSPESKGYAIGNAPELAKAHNSHARPEPRHLPEKQNGLSAVRTMEAFHFVSYVPITGRLFELDGLKVYPIDHGPWGEDEEWTDKARRVIMERIGLATAGEPYHDIRFNLMAVVPDRRIKYEARLHVLKVNRQTVLEALQQLIRVTQPELIQTSKSQESQLPEESKPANSKSPLVLEAGRAPVASESTHTDGVEEVAGSCPQAPTHSPPSKPKLVVKPPGSSLNGVPPTPTPIVQRLPAFLDNHNYAKSPMQEEEDLAAGVGRSRVPVRPPQQYSDDEDDYEEEEEEDVQNTSFAIRYKRKGTAKPGSLNSSTDGQLSVLQPNTINVLAEKLQESQKDLSLPLSVKTSSGAGSPAVAMPTHSQPSPTPSNESTDTASEIGSAFNSPLRSPIRSANPTRPSSPVTSHISKVLFGEDDSLLRVDCIRYNRAVRDLGSVISTGLLHLAEDEGGKGSSPSIRLGQGNQGSSSPEEKEVVEATDSREKTGLVRPNESLSGEKYSPKLPLSSEALVPARPFSCNAGFRQELLALLKCVEAEIANYEACLKEEVEKRKKFKIDDQRRTHNYDEFICTFISMLAQEGMLANLVEQNISVRRRQGVSIGRLHKQRKPDRRKRSRPYKAKRQ, from the exons ATGAATAAGGGCTGGCTGGAACTGGAGAGCGACCCGG GCCTCTTCACCCTCCTGGTGGAAGATTTCG GTGTCAAAGGAGTGCAGGTGGAGGAGATCTATGATCTTCAGAGCAAATGCCAAGG ccctgtatatggATTCATCTTCCTGTTCAAATGGATCGAAGAGCGCAGGTCTCGTCGCAAAGTCTCTACTTTGGTGGATGATACGTCCGTGATTGATGACGATATTGTGAATAATATGTTCTTTGCCCACCAG TTGATCCCCAACTCTTGTGCCACTCATGCCTTGCTGAGCGTGCTCCTGAACTGCAGTAATGTGGACCTGGGACCCACACTGAGTCGTATGAAAGATTTCACCAAAGGCTTCAGCCCTGAG AGCAAAGGATATGCAATTGGCAATGCTCCAGAATTGGCCAAGGCACATAATAGCCATGCTAG GCCAGAGCCACGTCATCTTCCTGAGAAACAGAATGGCCTTAGTGCAGTGCGGACCATGGAGGCGTTCCACTTTGTCAGCTACGTGCCTATCACAGGACGACTCTTTGAACTTGATGGGCTCAAAGTCTACCCTATTGACCATG GGCCCTGGGGAGAGGATGAAGAGTGGACAGACAAAGCTCGGCGGGTTATCATGGAGCGTATTGGCCTTGCCACTGCAGG GGAGCCCTACCACGACATCCGCTTCAACCTGATGGCAGTGGTACCTGACCGCAGGATCAAGTATGAGGCCAGGCTACATGTACTCAAAGTGAATCGTCAGACAGTGCTTGAGGCTCTGCAGCAG TTGATTAGAGTAACACAGCCAGAGCTTATTCAGACCAGCAAATCTCAAGAGTCACAGCTGCCTGAGGAATCCAAACCAGCCAACAGCAAGTCCCCCCTTGTGCTGGAGGCAGGCAGAGCCCCAGTGGCCTCTGAGAGCACCCACACAG ATGGTGTGGAGGAGGTGGCTGGTTCATGTCCACAGGCTCCAACCCACAGTCCTCCCAGCAAACCCAAGCTAGTGGTGAAGCCTCCAGGGAGCAGCCTCAATGGagttccccctacccccacccccattgtTCAGCGGCTGCCGGCTTTTCTAGACAATCACAACTATGCCAAGTCCCCCATGCAG GAGGAGGAAGACCTGGCAGCTGGTGTGGGTCGCAGTCGAGTTCCAGTCCGCCCACCCCAGCAGTACTCAGATGATGAGGATGactatgaggaggaggaggaggaggatgtgcAGAACACCAGTTTTGCCATCAG ATACAAGCGAAAGGGAACGGCAAAACCAGGGTCATTGAATAGTTCCACGGATGGGCAACTGTCAGTGCTACAGCCCAACACCATCAATGTCTTGGCTGAGAAGCTCCAAGAGTCTCAGAAagacctctcacttcctctgtCTGTTAAGACTAGCAGTGGGGCTGGGAGTCCGGCAGTGGCGATGCCCACACACTCACAGCCCTCACCCACCCCCAGTAATGAGAGCACAGACACTGCCTCTGAGATCGGCAGTGCTTTCAATTCACCCCTGCGCTCACCTATTCGCTCGGCCAACCCAACACGGCCCTCCAGTCCTGTCACCTCTCATATTTCCAAAGTGCTTTTTGGGGAGGACGACAGTCTGCTGCGTGTTGACTGCATACGTTACAACCGTGCTGTCCGGGACCTGGGTTCTGTCATCAGCACAGGCCTGCTGCACCTTGCTGAGGATG AAGGTGGAAAGGGTTCCTCACCCTCTATCAGACTGGGCCAAGGCAACCAGGGGTCTAGTAGTCCAGAGGAGAAGGAGGTCGTGGAAGCCACAGATAGCAGAGAGAAGACTGGGCTGGTCAGGCCCAACGAGTCCTTGAGTGGGGAAAAGTACTCACCCAAG CTGCCTCTGAGTAGTGAAGCTCTGGTGCCAGCCAGGCCCTTCAGCTGCAATGCTGGGTTTCGGCAGGAGCTGCTGGCATTGCTAAAGtgtgtggaggctgagattgcaAACTATGAGGCTTGCCtcaaggaggaggtggagaagaggaagaagttcAAG ATTGATGACCAGAGAAGAACCCACAACTACGATGAGTTTATTTGCACCTTCATCTCCATGCTGGCTCAGGAAG GCATGCTGGCCAACCTGGTGGAGCAGAACATCTCCGTGCGGCGACGCCAAGGGGTCAGCATTGGCCGGCTTCACAAACAGCGCAAGCCTGATAGGCGGAAACGTTCTCGTCCCTACAAGGCCAAGCGCCAATGA
- the Bap1 gene encoding ubiquitin carboxyl-terminal hydrolase BAP1 isoform X3 encodes MNKGWLELESDPGLFTLLVEDFGVKGVQVEEIYDLQSKCQGPVYGFIFLFKWIEERRSRRKVSTLVDDTSVIDDDIVNNMFFAHQLIPNSCATHALLSVLLNCSNVDLGPTLSRMKDFTKGFSPESKGYAIGNAPELAKAHNSHARPEPRHLPEKQNGLSAVRTMEAFHFVSYVPITGRLFELDGLKVYPIDHGPWGEDEEWTDKARRVIMERIGLATAGEPYHDIRFNLMAVVPDRRIKYEARLHVLKVNRQTVLEALQQLIRVTQPELIQTSKSQESQLPEESKPANSKSPLVLEAGRAPVASESTHTDGVEEVAGSCPQAPTHSPPSKPKLVVKPPGSSLNGVPPTPTPIVQRLPAFLDNHNYAKSPMQEEEDLAAGVGRSRVPVRPPQQYSDDEDDYEEEEEEDVQNTSFAIRYKRKGTAKPGSLNSSTDGQLSVLQPNTINVLAEKLQESQKDLSLPLSVKTSSGAGSPAVAMPTHSQPSPTPSNESTDTASEIGSAFNSPLRSPIRSANPTRPSSPVTSHISKVLFGEDDSLLRVDCIRYNRAVRDLGSVISTGLLHLAEDGVLSPLALTEGGKGSSPSIRLGQGNQGSSSPEEKEVVEATDSREKTGLVRPNESLSGEKYSPKELLALLKCVEAEIANYEACLKEEVEKRKKFKIDDQRRTHNYDEFICTFISMLAQEGMLANLVEQNISVRRRQGVSIGRLHKQRKPDRRKRSRPYKAKRQ; translated from the exons ATGAATAAGGGCTGGCTGGAACTGGAGAGCGACCCGG GCCTCTTCACCCTCCTGGTGGAAGATTTCG GTGTCAAAGGAGTGCAGGTGGAGGAGATCTATGATCTTCAGAGCAAATGCCAAGG ccctgtatatggATTCATCTTCCTGTTCAAATGGATCGAAGAGCGCAGGTCTCGTCGCAAAGTCTCTACTTTGGTGGATGATACGTCCGTGATTGATGACGATATTGTGAATAATATGTTCTTTGCCCACCAG TTGATCCCCAACTCTTGTGCCACTCATGCCTTGCTGAGCGTGCTCCTGAACTGCAGTAATGTGGACCTGGGACCCACACTGAGTCGTATGAAAGATTTCACCAAAGGCTTCAGCCCTGAG AGCAAAGGATATGCAATTGGCAATGCTCCAGAATTGGCCAAGGCACATAATAGCCATGCTAG GCCAGAGCCACGTCATCTTCCTGAGAAACAGAATGGCCTTAGTGCAGTGCGGACCATGGAGGCGTTCCACTTTGTCAGCTACGTGCCTATCACAGGACGACTCTTTGAACTTGATGGGCTCAAAGTCTACCCTATTGACCATG GGCCCTGGGGAGAGGATGAAGAGTGGACAGACAAAGCTCGGCGGGTTATCATGGAGCGTATTGGCCTTGCCACTGCAGG GGAGCCCTACCACGACATCCGCTTCAACCTGATGGCAGTGGTACCTGACCGCAGGATCAAGTATGAGGCCAGGCTACATGTACTCAAAGTGAATCGTCAGACAGTGCTTGAGGCTCTGCAGCAG TTGATTAGAGTAACACAGCCAGAGCTTATTCAGACCAGCAAATCTCAAGAGTCACAGCTGCCTGAGGAATCCAAACCAGCCAACAGCAAGTCCCCCCTTGTGCTGGAGGCAGGCAGAGCCCCAGTGGCCTCTGAGAGCACCCACACAG ATGGTGTGGAGGAGGTGGCTGGTTCATGTCCACAGGCTCCAACCCACAGTCCTCCCAGCAAACCCAAGCTAGTGGTGAAGCCTCCAGGGAGCAGCCTCAATGGagttccccctacccccacccccattgtTCAGCGGCTGCCGGCTTTTCTAGACAATCACAACTATGCCAAGTCCCCCATGCAG GAGGAGGAAGACCTGGCAGCTGGTGTGGGTCGCAGTCGAGTTCCAGTCCGCCCACCCCAGCAGTACTCAGATGATGAGGATGactatgaggaggaggaggaggaggatgtgcAGAACACCAGTTTTGCCATCAG ATACAAGCGAAAGGGAACGGCAAAACCAGGGTCATTGAATAGTTCCACGGATGGGCAACTGTCAGTGCTACAGCCCAACACCATCAATGTCTTGGCTGAGAAGCTCCAAGAGTCTCAGAAagacctctcacttcctctgtCTGTTAAGACTAGCAGTGGGGCTGGGAGTCCGGCAGTGGCGATGCCCACACACTCACAGCCCTCACCCACCCCCAGTAATGAGAGCACAGACACTGCCTCTGAGATCGGCAGTGCTTTCAATTCACCCCTGCGCTCACCTATTCGCTCGGCCAACCCAACACGGCCCTCCAGTCCTGTCACCTCTCATATTTCCAAAGTGCTTTTTGGGGAGGACGACAGTCTGCTGCGTGTTGACTGCATACGTTACAACCGTGCTGTCCGGGACCTGGGTTCTGTCATCAGCACAGGCCTGCTGCACCTTGCTGAGGATGGTGTGTTGAGTCCCCTGGCACTGACAG AAGGTGGAAAGGGTTCCTCACCCTCTATCAGACTGGGCCAAGGCAACCAGGGGTCTAGTAGTCCAGAGGAGAAGGAGGTCGTGGAAGCCACAGATAGCAGAGAGAAGACTGGGCTGGTCAGGCCCAACGAGTCCTTGAGTGGGGAAAAGTACTCACCCAAG GAGCTGCTGGCATTGCTAAAGtgtgtggaggctgagattgcaAACTATGAGGCTTGCCtcaaggaggaggtggagaagaggaagaagttcAAG ATTGATGACCAGAGAAGAACCCACAACTACGATGAGTTTATTTGCACCTTCATCTCCATGCTGGCTCAGGAAG GCATGCTGGCCAACCTGGTGGAGCAGAACATCTCCGTGCGGCGACGCCAAGGGGTCAGCATTGGCCGGCTTCACAAACAGCGCAAGCCTGATAGGCGGAAACGTTCTCGTCCCTACAAGGCCAAGCGCCAATGA
- the Bap1 gene encoding ubiquitin carboxyl-terminal hydrolase BAP1 isoform X4, translated as MPRLIPNSCATHALLSVLLNCSNVDLGPTLSRMKDFTKGFSPESKGYAIGNAPELAKAHNSHARPEPRHLPEKQNGLSAVRTMEAFHFVSYVPITGRLFELDGLKVYPIDHGPWGEDEEWTDKARRVIMERIGLATAGEPYHDIRFNLMAVVPDRRIKYEARLHVLKVNRQTVLEALQQLIRVTQPELIQTSKSQESQLPEESKPANSKSPLVLEAGRAPVASESTHTDGVEEVAGSCPQAPTHSPPSKPKLVVKPPGSSLNGVPPTPTPIVQRLPAFLDNHNYAKSPMQEEEDLAAGVGRSRVPVRPPQQYSDDEDDYEEEEEEDVQNTSFAIRYKRKGTAKPGSLNSSTDGQLSVLQPNTINVLAEKLQESQKDLSLPLSVKTSSGAGSPAVAMPTHSQPSPTPSNESTDTASEIGSAFNSPLRSPIRSANPTRPSSPVTSHISKVLFGEDDSLLRVDCIRYNRAVRDLGSVISTGLLHLAEDGVLSPLALTEGGKGSSPSIRLGQGNQGSSSPEEKEVVEATDSREKTGLVRPNESLSGEKYSPKLPLSSEALVPARPFSCNAGFRQELLALLKCVEAEIANYEACLKEEVEKRKKFKIDDQRRTHNYDEFICTFISMLAQEGMLANLVEQNISVRRRQGVSIGRLHKQRKPDRRKRSRPYKAKRQ; from the exons ATGCCAAGG TTGATCCCCAACTCTTGTGCCACTCATGCCTTGCTGAGCGTGCTCCTGAACTGCAGTAATGTGGACCTGGGACCCACACTGAGTCGTATGAAAGATTTCACCAAAGGCTTCAGCCCTGAG AGCAAAGGATATGCAATTGGCAATGCTCCAGAATTGGCCAAGGCACATAATAGCCATGCTAG GCCAGAGCCACGTCATCTTCCTGAGAAACAGAATGGCCTTAGTGCAGTGCGGACCATGGAGGCGTTCCACTTTGTCAGCTACGTGCCTATCACAGGACGACTCTTTGAACTTGATGGGCTCAAAGTCTACCCTATTGACCATG GGCCCTGGGGAGAGGATGAAGAGTGGACAGACAAAGCTCGGCGGGTTATCATGGAGCGTATTGGCCTTGCCACTGCAGG GGAGCCCTACCACGACATCCGCTTCAACCTGATGGCAGTGGTACCTGACCGCAGGATCAAGTATGAGGCCAGGCTACATGTACTCAAAGTGAATCGTCAGACAGTGCTTGAGGCTCTGCAGCAG TTGATTAGAGTAACACAGCCAGAGCTTATTCAGACCAGCAAATCTCAAGAGTCACAGCTGCCTGAGGAATCCAAACCAGCCAACAGCAAGTCCCCCCTTGTGCTGGAGGCAGGCAGAGCCCCAGTGGCCTCTGAGAGCACCCACACAG ATGGTGTGGAGGAGGTGGCTGGTTCATGTCCACAGGCTCCAACCCACAGTCCTCCCAGCAAACCCAAGCTAGTGGTGAAGCCTCCAGGGAGCAGCCTCAATGGagttccccctacccccacccccattgtTCAGCGGCTGCCGGCTTTTCTAGACAATCACAACTATGCCAAGTCCCCCATGCAG GAGGAGGAAGACCTGGCAGCTGGTGTGGGTCGCAGTCGAGTTCCAGTCCGCCCACCCCAGCAGTACTCAGATGATGAGGATGactatgaggaggaggaggaggaggatgtgcAGAACACCAGTTTTGCCATCAG ATACAAGCGAAAGGGAACGGCAAAACCAGGGTCATTGAATAGTTCCACGGATGGGCAACTGTCAGTGCTACAGCCCAACACCATCAATGTCTTGGCTGAGAAGCTCCAAGAGTCTCAGAAagacctctcacttcctctgtCTGTTAAGACTAGCAGTGGGGCTGGGAGTCCGGCAGTGGCGATGCCCACACACTCACAGCCCTCACCCACCCCCAGTAATGAGAGCACAGACACTGCCTCTGAGATCGGCAGTGCTTTCAATTCACCCCTGCGCTCACCTATTCGCTCGGCCAACCCAACACGGCCCTCCAGTCCTGTCACCTCTCATATTTCCAAAGTGCTTTTTGGGGAGGACGACAGTCTGCTGCGTGTTGACTGCATACGTTACAACCGTGCTGTCCGGGACCTGGGTTCTGTCATCAGCACAGGCCTGCTGCACCTTGCTGAGGATGGTGTGTTGAGTCCCCTGGCACTGACAG AAGGTGGAAAGGGTTCCTCACCCTCTATCAGACTGGGCCAAGGCAACCAGGGGTCTAGTAGTCCAGAGGAGAAGGAGGTCGTGGAAGCCACAGATAGCAGAGAGAAGACTGGGCTGGTCAGGCCCAACGAGTCCTTGAGTGGGGAAAAGTACTCACCCAAG CTGCCTCTGAGTAGTGAAGCTCTGGTGCCAGCCAGGCCCTTCAGCTGCAATGCTGGGTTTCGGCAGGAGCTGCTGGCATTGCTAAAGtgtgtggaggctgagattgcaAACTATGAGGCTTGCCtcaaggaggaggtggagaagaggaagaagttcAAG ATTGATGACCAGAGAAGAACCCACAACTACGATGAGTTTATTTGCACCTTCATCTCCATGCTGGCTCAGGAAG GCATGCTGGCCAACCTGGTGGAGCAGAACATCTCCGTGCGGCGACGCCAAGGGGTCAGCATTGGCCGGCTTCACAAACAGCGCAAGCCTGATAGGCGGAAACGTTCTCGTCCCTACAAGGCCAAGCGCCAATGA
- the Bap1 gene encoding ubiquitin carboxyl-terminal hydrolase BAP1 isoform X5 has protein sequence MPRSKGYAIGNAPELAKAHNSHARPEPRHLPEKQNGLSAVRTMEAFHFVSYVPITGRLFELDGLKVYPIDHGPWGEDEEWTDKARRVIMERIGLATAGEPYHDIRFNLMAVVPDRRIKYEARLHVLKVNRQTVLEALQQLIRVTQPELIQTSKSQESQLPEESKPANSKSPLVLEAGRAPVASESTHTDGVEEVAGSCPQAPTHSPPSKPKLVVKPPGSSLNGVPPTPTPIVQRLPAFLDNHNYAKSPMQEEEDLAAGVGRSRVPVRPPQQYSDDEDDYEEEEEEDVQNTSFAIRYKRKGTAKPGSLNSSTDGQLSVLQPNTINVLAEKLQESQKDLSLPLSVKTSSGAGSPAVAMPTHSQPSPTPSNESTDTASEIGSAFNSPLRSPIRSANPTRPSSPVTSHISKVLFGEDDSLLRVDCIRYNRAVRDLGSVISTGLLHLAEDGVLSPLALTEGGKGSSPSIRLGQGNQGSSSPEEKEVVEATDSREKTGLVRPNESLSGEKYSPKLPLSSEALVPARPFSCNAGFRQELLALLKCVEAEIANYEACLKEEVEKRKKFKIDDQRRTHNYDEFICTFISMLAQEGMLANLVEQNISVRRRQGVSIGRLHKQRKPDRRKRSRPYKAKRQ, from the exons ATGCCAAGG AGCAAAGGATATGCAATTGGCAATGCTCCAGAATTGGCCAAGGCACATAATAGCCATGCTAG GCCAGAGCCACGTCATCTTCCTGAGAAACAGAATGGCCTTAGTGCAGTGCGGACCATGGAGGCGTTCCACTTTGTCAGCTACGTGCCTATCACAGGACGACTCTTTGAACTTGATGGGCTCAAAGTCTACCCTATTGACCATG GGCCCTGGGGAGAGGATGAAGAGTGGACAGACAAAGCTCGGCGGGTTATCATGGAGCGTATTGGCCTTGCCACTGCAGG GGAGCCCTACCACGACATCCGCTTCAACCTGATGGCAGTGGTACCTGACCGCAGGATCAAGTATGAGGCCAGGCTACATGTACTCAAAGTGAATCGTCAGACAGTGCTTGAGGCTCTGCAGCAG TTGATTAGAGTAACACAGCCAGAGCTTATTCAGACCAGCAAATCTCAAGAGTCACAGCTGCCTGAGGAATCCAAACCAGCCAACAGCAAGTCCCCCCTTGTGCTGGAGGCAGGCAGAGCCCCAGTGGCCTCTGAGAGCACCCACACAG ATGGTGTGGAGGAGGTGGCTGGTTCATGTCCACAGGCTCCAACCCACAGTCCTCCCAGCAAACCCAAGCTAGTGGTGAAGCCTCCAGGGAGCAGCCTCAATGGagttccccctacccccacccccattgtTCAGCGGCTGCCGGCTTTTCTAGACAATCACAACTATGCCAAGTCCCCCATGCAG GAGGAGGAAGACCTGGCAGCTGGTGTGGGTCGCAGTCGAGTTCCAGTCCGCCCACCCCAGCAGTACTCAGATGATGAGGATGactatgaggaggaggaggaggaggatgtgcAGAACACCAGTTTTGCCATCAG ATACAAGCGAAAGGGAACGGCAAAACCAGGGTCATTGAATAGTTCCACGGATGGGCAACTGTCAGTGCTACAGCCCAACACCATCAATGTCTTGGCTGAGAAGCTCCAAGAGTCTCAGAAagacctctcacttcctctgtCTGTTAAGACTAGCAGTGGGGCTGGGAGTCCGGCAGTGGCGATGCCCACACACTCACAGCCCTCACCCACCCCCAGTAATGAGAGCACAGACACTGCCTCTGAGATCGGCAGTGCTTTCAATTCACCCCTGCGCTCACCTATTCGCTCGGCCAACCCAACACGGCCCTCCAGTCCTGTCACCTCTCATATTTCCAAAGTGCTTTTTGGGGAGGACGACAGTCTGCTGCGTGTTGACTGCATACGTTACAACCGTGCTGTCCGGGACCTGGGTTCTGTCATCAGCACAGGCCTGCTGCACCTTGCTGAGGATGGTGTGTTGAGTCCCCTGGCACTGACAG AAGGTGGAAAGGGTTCCTCACCCTCTATCAGACTGGGCCAAGGCAACCAGGGGTCTAGTAGTCCAGAGGAGAAGGAGGTCGTGGAAGCCACAGATAGCAGAGAGAAGACTGGGCTGGTCAGGCCCAACGAGTCCTTGAGTGGGGAAAAGTACTCACCCAAG CTGCCTCTGAGTAGTGAAGCTCTGGTGCCAGCCAGGCCCTTCAGCTGCAATGCTGGGTTTCGGCAGGAGCTGCTGGCATTGCTAAAGtgtgtggaggctgagattgcaAACTATGAGGCTTGCCtcaaggaggaggtggagaagaggaagaagttcAAG ATTGATGACCAGAGAAGAACCCACAACTACGATGAGTTTATTTGCACCTTCATCTCCATGCTGGCTCAGGAAG GCATGCTGGCCAACCTGGTGGAGCAGAACATCTCCGTGCGGCGACGCCAAGGGGTCAGCATTGGCCGGCTTCACAAACAGCGCAAGCCTGATAGGCGGAAACGTTCTCGTCCCTACAAGGCCAAGCGCCAATGA